In Halorussus limi, a genomic segment contains:
- a CDS encoding M20/M25/M40 family metallo-hydrolase, giving the protein MNDFAREWDTDLREFAEELLRFDTTDGHEAPAQAFVRERLDALGFETYEWTADAEQLAGHDSFPDDPDEIPVEGRPSVGGVLEFGDPEAGRTLVLNGHVDVVPVARDSWSSDPFDPTWRQGGGASGSDEGDVGDGTETDARTLTARGAADMKCGLATCVFAAKHLHERATGDSATASLDGRVVVESVVGEEEGGIGAAAAALSNPYPFERDAAIIAEPTDLRPVTASEGSLMKRLRLEGRSAHAATRWRGVDVLPYFEEIRRAFRDLETERGESVTHPLYDRFPVPWPVVVGRVEAGDWASSVPAELTAELRIGVAPGETVAEVEDVFDRRLAELVADDEWLAEHPPRFERFSVQFEPSEIDADEPVVGAVQRAMEGRGLDDTDPRGATYGADARWYIEAGVPTVMFGPGNIEQAHFPDETIRWADVLTAGGVLADAAESFLD; this is encoded by the coding sequence ATGAACGATTTCGCCCGCGAGTGGGACACGGACCTCCGGGAGTTCGCCGAGGAGTTACTCCGATTCGACACGACCGACGGCCACGAGGCGCCCGCCCAAGCGTTCGTCCGCGAGCGTCTCGACGCCCTCGGATTCGAGACCTACGAGTGGACCGCGGACGCCGAGCAGTTGGCCGGTCACGACTCGTTCCCGGACGACCCCGACGAGATTCCGGTCGAAGGACGGCCGAGCGTCGGCGGCGTCCTCGAGTTCGGCGACCCGGAGGCGGGCCGGACGCTCGTCCTGAACGGGCACGTCGACGTGGTACCGGTCGCCCGCGACTCGTGGTCGAGCGACCCCTTCGACCCGACGTGGCGCCAGGGCGGGGGAGCGTCGGGAAGCGACGAGGGCGACGTCGGAGACGGGACCGAAACCGACGCCCGGACCCTGACCGCCCGCGGCGCGGCCGACATGAAGTGCGGTCTCGCGACCTGCGTCTTCGCGGCGAAGCACCTCCACGAGCGCGCCACGGGCGACTCGGCCACCGCCTCCCTCGACGGTCGAGTCGTGGTCGAGAGCGTCGTCGGCGAGGAGGAGGGCGGCATCGGCGCGGCCGCGGCCGCGCTCTCGAACCCTTACCCCTTCGAGCGCGACGCCGCGATCATCGCCGAACCGACCGACCTCCGCCCCGTCACGGCCTCCGAGGGAAGCCTGATGAAGCGCCTCCGCCTCGAAGGGCGGTCGGCCCACGCCGCGACGCGGTGGCGCGGCGTGGACGTGCTCCCCTACTTCGAGGAGATTCGCCGGGCGTTCCGGGACCTCGAAACCGAGCGCGGCGAGTCGGTGACCCACCCGCTCTACGACCGCTTCCCGGTGCCGTGGCCCGTGGTCGTGGGTCGCGTCGAGGCGGGCGACTGGGCCTCGTCGGTCCCCGCCGAACTGACCGCAGAGCTACGCATCGGCGTCGCGCCGGGCGAGACAGTCGCGGAGGTAGAGGACGTTTTCGACCGCCGCCTCGCCGAGTTGGTCGCCGACGACGAGTGGTTGGCCGAGCATCCGCCCCGATTCGAGCGGTTCTCGGTCCAGTTCGAACCGTCGGAAATCGACGCCGACGAACCGGTCGTCGGCGCGGTCCAGCGCGCGATGGAGGGCCGCGGTCTCGACGACACCGACCCCCGGGGCGCGACCTACGGCGCGGACGCCCGCTGGTACATCGAGGCCGGAGTCCCGACCGTGATGTTCGGACCGGGGAACATCGAGCAGGCCCACTTCCCCGACGAGACGATTCGGTGGGCGGACGTGCTGACCGCTGGCGGGGTGCTGGCGGACGCGGCGGAATCGTTCCTCGATTGA
- a CDS encoding DUF7119 family protein, with product MSEDGGSDAGRTPDRESPTGDRESSPGDREPPPTDRESPVGQPVVRGDAAVTGQSAAQAKAFDPTDPESVAEAAETVARFAENTAGAEDNVFMLRGAAACAALVRGEGSYKAAAERAGDGVTVAFIRKWARVHDLPQSIRRYVAMGHVAPTAAKHIARVGGEDRFQLAWAVLDGDLTVREVRSVASAVNAGTPVEDALADHGVRPGRLTLSLPTETYRELRRTAAMEGKPPEEVVAEALDEKFS from the coding sequence ATGAGCGAAGACGGAGGAAGCGACGCCGGGCGCACGCCCGACCGCGAGTCGCCGACCGGCGACCGCGAATCCTCGCCGGGCGACCGCGAACCGCCGCCGACCGACCGCGAGTCGCCGGTCGGCCAACCGGTCGTCCGGGGCGACGCGGCCGTCACCGGACAGAGCGCCGCGCAGGCCAAGGCGTTCGACCCGACGGACCCCGAGAGCGTCGCGGAGGCGGCCGAGACGGTCGCGCGCTTCGCCGAGAACACCGCCGGGGCCGAGGACAACGTGTTCATGCTCCGGGGCGCGGCCGCCTGCGCCGCGCTGGTTCGCGGCGAGGGGTCGTACAAGGCGGCGGCCGAGCGCGCGGGCGACGGCGTGACGGTCGCGTTCATCCGGAAGTGGGCGCGGGTCCACGACCTGCCCCAGTCCATCCGGCGGTACGTCGCGATGGGTCACGTCGCGCCGACCGCGGCCAAGCACATCGCCCGGGTGGGCGGCGAGGACCGATTCCAACTCGCGTGGGCCGTCCTCGACGGCGATCTGACGGTCCGAGAGGTCCGGTCGGTCGCCAGCGCGGTCAACGCCGGGACCCCGGTCGAAGACGCCCTCGCGGACCACGGCGTGCGACCCGGCCGCCTCACCCTCTCGCTCCCGACCGAGACCTACCGGGAACTCCGCCGCACAGCGGCGATGGAGGGCAAGCCCCCGGAGGAAGTCGTCGCCGAGGCGCTCGACGAGAAGTTCTCCTGA
- a CDS encoding oxidoreductase: MAQNRGGWSTARMPEMDERVVVVTGANSGLGYEATRAFARKGAHVVMACRSEERGEAAKRRIRTEDAEGTARGSLEVASLDLANLDSVRSFADGFREAHDELHVLCNNAGVMAIPRDETEDGFEMQFGVNHLGHFALTGHLLDALLDTPGETRVVTQSSGVHERGDIDFEDLHHEESYDEWDAYAQSKLANVLFAYELQRRLDDADADVASVACHPGYAATNLQRRGPEMRGSTARLWAMKAMNAVLAQSAEQGALPMLYAATAPGIEGGEYVGPGGLLDMRGPPEIQRSSEVSYDRHRAERLWAVSEESTGVTYDLERPATAD; the protein is encoded by the coding sequence ATGGCACAGAACCGCGGCGGATGGTCGACGGCCCGGATGCCCGAGATGGACGAGCGCGTCGTGGTCGTCACGGGCGCGAACAGCGGCCTCGGCTACGAGGCGACCCGCGCGTTCGCCCGGAAGGGCGCGCACGTCGTCATGGCTTGCCGGAGCGAGGAGCGCGGCGAGGCGGCCAAGCGCCGTATCCGCACCGAGGACGCCGAGGGAACCGCACGCGGGTCGCTGGAGGTGGCGTCGCTCGACCTCGCGAACCTCGACTCGGTCCGGTCGTTCGCCGACGGGTTCCGCGAGGCCCACGACGAACTCCACGTCCTCTGCAACAACGCGGGCGTGATGGCGATTCCCCGCGACGAGACCGAGGACGGCTTCGAGATGCAGTTCGGCGTGAACCACCTCGGTCACTTCGCGCTGACCGGCCACCTGCTCGACGCCCTGCTCGACACGCCCGGCGAGACGCGGGTCGTGACCCAGAGCAGCGGCGTCCACGAGCGCGGGGACATCGACTTCGAGGACCTCCACCACGAGGAGTCCTACGACGAGTGGGACGCCTACGCCCAGAGCAAACTCGCGAACGTGCTGTTCGCCTACGAACTCCAGCGCCGACTCGACGACGCGGACGCCGACGTGGCGAGCGTCGCCTGTCACCCCGGATACGCCGCCACGAACCTCCAGCGCCGCGGGCCCGAGATGCGCGGGTCGACCGCCCGACTCTGGGCGATGAAGGCCATGAACGCCGTCCTCGCCCAGTCGGCCGAGCAGGGCGCGCTCCCGATGCTCTACGCCGCGACCGCGCCCGGAATCGAGGGCGGGGAGTACGTCGGTCCCGGCGGCCTGCTCGACATGCGCGGCCCGCCCGAGATTCAGCGGTCGAGCGAGGTCTCCTACGACCGCCACCGCGCCGAGCGACTCTGGGCGGTCTCCGAGGAGTCGACCGGC